The following are encoded together in the Diachasmimorpha longicaudata isolate KC_UGA_2023 chromosome 3, iyDiaLong2, whole genome shotgun sequence genome:
- the LOC135160071 gene encoding nuclear cap-binding protein subunit 3-like isoform X2: protein MIEDENFVVETRHGNKAGTFTTGIDIFGEEERKKMQERAKRFGLSESDRGMQNEELYSSMGVVEDNENSKHTRLNVLHMRGTEEMSTKDVFKYFEQYPPAAIEWINDVSCNVVWLDNISSARALLGLSKRIVGLPDHLEDEEQGGNAHEDSLNEVNDSKDINVKDIECPLPPGVWRKGVDSIKSKAIFLRFATRNDKKQPRAEKISEYYKKYGNPNFGGMRGILTESRKRQYKQIRTGKPRKMSETLENEEKDMGKNPWGELSEKWGAHEDVEDMYIKRGVSERPERGTVKERLGLKPTREMRTEATSSKNSEGSDSEEEWAKRSKIPRMRMHADDEEEKVKKKKLKQLTRQKQEESTDLRSRLGRKKPAPIYREDIQVIVTTTPEKYRSRKTGQKEDEEEGEDEEEEEEVEEIVDDDGEIEEDEVVDLEKEEGEWEEVEEQAEKDEEEEEESVSSSSDSDISEKEVQGPKGSVIKVVPRYKPRVASTVWARLNVKGQSDNSQADSNSGKLKADLRSRLGHQKRERSPLRIEVKNEKYKRRGDSG, encoded by the exons ATGATTGaggatgaaaattttgttgtaGAGACTCGACATGGGAACAAAGCGGGTACATTCACCACTGGAATTGATATATTCGGTGAGGAGGAGCGTAAGAAAATGCAGGAGAGGGCCAAAAGGTTTGGTCTTAGCGAGAGTGACAGAGGAATGCAGAATGAGGAGTTGTATTCCAGTATGGGAGTCGTTGAAGACAACGAAAATAGCAAACATACAAGGCTCAATGTCCTGCACATGAGAGGAACCGAGGAAATGAGCACCAAAGACGTCTTCAAGTACTTTGAGCAATATCCACCAGCAGCGATCGAGTGGATCAACGATGTTTCATGCAACGTCGTGTGGTTGGATAATATTTCTTCTGCCAGGGCCCTCCTGGGTCTCTCCAAGAGGATTGTTGGGCTTCCGGATCATCTAGAAGACGAGGAGCAGGGGGGAAACGCACATGAAGACAGTTTGAACGAAGTCAATGACAGCAAGGACATAAATGTGAAGGATATTGAATGCCCTCTCCCTCCAGGGGTATGGCGGAAGGGGGTTGACTCCATCAAGTCCAAGGCTATCTTTCTCAGGTTCGCTACTAGAAATGACAAGAAGCAACCGAGAGCTGAGAAGATAAGCGAGTACTACAAGAAATATGGAAATCCCAATTTTGGAG gGATGAGGGGAATACTGACAGAATCCAGAAAAAGACAGTACAAACAAATAAGAACAGGGAAACCccgaaaaatgagtgaaacaTTGGAGAATGAGGAGAAGGACATGGGGAAAAATCCGTGGGGTGAATTATCCGAGAAGTGGGGGGCTCACGAAGATGTCGAAGACATGTACATAAAGAGGGGCGTATCAGAGCGACCGGAACGAGGCACTGTGAAGGAGAGACTGGGATTGAAGCCAACGAGAGAAATGAGGACAGAGGCAACCTCTTCCAAGAATTCCGAAGGTAGTGACAGCGAGGAGGAGTGGGCGAAGCGCAGCAAGATCCCCAGGATGAGAATGCATGCGGATGATGAGGAGGAGAAGGTGAAGAAGAAGAAACTCAAACAGTTGACCAGACAG AAGCAGGAGGAAAGCACAGATTTGCGGTCGCGCCTGGGACGAAAGAAACCCGCACCAATTTATCGAGAGGATATTCAGGTGATTGTGACAACCACTCCGGAGAAATACAGATCCAGAAAAACCGGGCAGAAAGAGGATGAGGAAGAAGGAGAagatgaagaagaagaagaagaagtggAGGAAATCGTAGACGACGACGGGGAAATCGAAGAGGATGAGGTGGTGGATTTAGAGAAGGAGGAAGGAGAGTGGGAGGAGGTAGAGGAACAGGCCGAGAaggatgaggaggaggaggaggagtcaGTGTCCAGCAGCAGTGACAGTGACATCTCCGAGAAGGAGGTCCAGGGGCCAAAGGGGAGTGTAATCAAGGTCGTTCCAAGATACAAACCCAGAGTTGCTTCCACTGTCTGGGCGAGATTGAATGTCAAGGGTCAGAGTGATAATTCACAGGCTGATAG CAATTCTGGCAAATTAAAAGCTGATTTGAGATCTCGACTGGGCCAccagaagagagagagatctCCACTCAGAATAGaggtgaaaaatgagaaatacaaGCGGAGAGGTGACTCTGGCTAA
- the LOC135160097 gene encoding uncharacterized protein LOC135160097 isoform X1: protein MTSPPIKYTTNRAIDHFNVAATLMKIIGYVDCIEGLRELPKSPSKWIYKCILNNNDGRRVRILCSGDDALKYKDEIKMYQIIKITGGIIKAANPQYRRSTDTVSDKEFQFARRSTFDIFGTFNITNGADNGRSKVISYKKLRWRTFVLLAGQSRSLDGSKSHSEALPRPD from the exons ATGACATCTCCACCTATTAAATATACGACCAACAGAGCCATTGATCATTTCAATGTTGCAGCTACACTCAT gaaAATCATCGGCTACGTCGACTGCATTGAAGGCCTGAGAGAGTTGCCAAAGTCTCCATCTAAGTGGATTTACAAGtgcattttaaataacaatgatgGCAGAAGGGTTCGCATACTTTGCTCGGGGGATGATGCTCTCAAATACAAGGATGAGATCAAGATGTATCAG ataataaaaatcactggaggGATTATTAAAGCGGCCAATCCACAGTATCGGCGATCAACGGACACTGTGAGcgacaaagaatttcaatttgcacGTAGGAGCACTTTCGACATCTTTGGCACATTTAACATTACGAATGGAGCTGACAATGGAAGGTCGAAGGTCatctcatataaaaaattgagatggagAACGTTTGTGCTGCTCGCGGGCCAGTCCAGATCACTGGATGGCTCAAAGAGCCATTCAGAAGCATTACCACG TCCTGACTGA
- the LOC135160101 gene encoding DNA-directed RNA polymerase II subunit RPB11 produces the protein MNAPPTFESFLLYDGEKKIIKEQDTKVPNAAIFTVNKEDHTLGNMIRNQLLKDPHVLFAGYKVPHPLEHKFVIRIQTTSDYTPHEAFMHAITDLIAELSLFEERFKDAIKEKKEGLD, from the exons ATGAACGCGCCACCCACCTTTGAGTCATTTTTGTTGtacgatggagaaaaaaa GATTATCAAAGAGCAGGACACGAAGGTGCCTAACGCCGCGATATTCACAGTTAACAAGGAGGATCACACCCTGGGAAACATGATCAGGAA TCAGTTATTGAAGGACCCACACGTTCTCTTTGCTGGTTACAAAGTGCCTCACCCCCTGGAGCACAAGTTTGTCATCAGAATCCAGACAACCTCAGACTACACTCCACACGAGGCATTCATGCACGCAATAACTGATCTTATAGCTGAATTGTCGCTCTTCGAGGAGAGATTCAAA GACGCGATAAAGGAGAAGAAGGAAGGTTTAGATTAA
- the LOC135160097 gene encoding uncharacterized protein LOC135160097 isoform X2 — MTSPPIKYTTNRAIDHFNVAATLMKIIGYVDCIEGLRELPKSPSKWIYKCILNNNDGRRVRILCSGDDALKYKDEIKMYQIIKITGGIIKAANPQYRRSTDTVSDKEFQFARRSTFDIFGTFNITNGADNGRSKVISYKKLRWRTFVLLAGQSRSLDGSKSHSEALPRN, encoded by the exons ATGACATCTCCACCTATTAAATATACGACCAACAGAGCCATTGATCATTTCAATGTTGCAGCTACACTCAT gaaAATCATCGGCTACGTCGACTGCATTGAAGGCCTGAGAGAGTTGCCAAAGTCTCCATCTAAGTGGATTTACAAGtgcattttaaataacaatgatgGCAGAAGGGTTCGCATACTTTGCTCGGGGGATGATGCTCTCAAATACAAGGATGAGATCAAGATGTATCAG ataataaaaatcactggaggGATTATTAAAGCGGCCAATCCACAGTATCGGCGATCAACGGACACTGTGAGcgacaaagaatttcaatttgcacGTAGGAGCACTTTCGACATCTTTGGCACATTTAACATTACGAATGGAGCTGACAATGGAAGGTCGAAGGTCatctcatataaaaaattgagatggagAACGTTTGTGCTGCTCGCGGGCCAGTCCAGATCACTGGATGGCTCAAAGAGCCATTCAGAAGCATTACCACG aaactGA
- the LOC135160097 gene encoding uncharacterized protein LOC135160097 isoform X3, with protein MTSPPIKYTTNRAIDHFNVAATLMKIIGYVDCIEGLRELPKSPSKWIYKCILNNNDGRRVRILCSGDDALKYKDEIKMYQGTLREKKYQRINNINAQFSFLDNKNHWRDY; from the exons ATGACATCTCCACCTATTAAATATACGACCAACAGAGCCATTGATCATTTCAATGTTGCAGCTACACTCAT gaaAATCATCGGCTACGTCGACTGCATTGAAGGCCTGAGAGAGTTGCCAAAGTCTCCATCTAAGTGGATTTACAAGtgcattttaaataacaatgatgGCAGAAGGGTTCGCATACTTTGCTCGGGGGATGATGCTCTCAAATACAAGGATGAGATCAAGATGTATCAG ggaaccttgagggaaaaaaaatatcaacgaataaataacataaatgccCAGTTCAGTTTTCTAG ataataaaaatcactggaggGATTATTAA
- the LOC135160071 gene encoding nuclear cap-binding protein subunit 3-like isoform X1, with product MIEDENFVVETRHGNKAGTFTTGIDIFGEEERKKMQERAKRFGLSESDRGMQNEELYSSMGVVEDNENSKHTRLNVLHMRGTEEMSTKDVFKYFEQYPPAAIEWINDVSCNVVWLDNISSARALLGLSKRIVGLPDHLEDEEQGGNAHEDSLNEVNDSKDINVKDIECPLPPGVWRKGVDSIKSKAIFLRFATRNDKKQPRAEKISEYYKKYGNPNFGGMRGILTESRKRQYKQIRTGKPRKMSETLENEEKDMGKNPWGELSEKWGAHEDVEDMYIKRGVSERPERGTVKERLGLKPTREMRTEATSSKNSEGSDSEEEWAKRSKIPRMRMHADDEEEKVKKKKLKQLTRQKQEESTDLRSRLGRKKPAPIYREDIQVIVTTTPEKYRSRKTGQKEDEEEGEDEEEEEEVEEIVDDDGEIEEDEVVDLEKEEGEWEEVEEQAEKDEEEEEESVSSSSDSDISEKEVQGPKGSVIKVVPRYKPRVASTVWARLNVKGQSDNSQADSSNSGKLKADLRSRLGHQKRERSPLRIEVKNEKYKRRGDSG from the exons ATGATTGaggatgaaaattttgttgtaGAGACTCGACATGGGAACAAAGCGGGTACATTCACCACTGGAATTGATATATTCGGTGAGGAGGAGCGTAAGAAAATGCAGGAGAGGGCCAAAAGGTTTGGTCTTAGCGAGAGTGACAGAGGAATGCAGAATGAGGAGTTGTATTCCAGTATGGGAGTCGTTGAAGACAACGAAAATAGCAAACATACAAGGCTCAATGTCCTGCACATGAGAGGAACCGAGGAAATGAGCACCAAAGACGTCTTCAAGTACTTTGAGCAATATCCACCAGCAGCGATCGAGTGGATCAACGATGTTTCATGCAACGTCGTGTGGTTGGATAATATTTCTTCTGCCAGGGCCCTCCTGGGTCTCTCCAAGAGGATTGTTGGGCTTCCGGATCATCTAGAAGACGAGGAGCAGGGGGGAAACGCACATGAAGACAGTTTGAACGAAGTCAATGACAGCAAGGACATAAATGTGAAGGATATTGAATGCCCTCTCCCTCCAGGGGTATGGCGGAAGGGGGTTGACTCCATCAAGTCCAAGGCTATCTTTCTCAGGTTCGCTACTAGAAATGACAAGAAGCAACCGAGAGCTGAGAAGATAAGCGAGTACTACAAGAAATATGGAAATCCCAATTTTGGAG gGATGAGGGGAATACTGACAGAATCCAGAAAAAGACAGTACAAACAAATAAGAACAGGGAAACCccgaaaaatgagtgaaacaTTGGAGAATGAGGAGAAGGACATGGGGAAAAATCCGTGGGGTGAATTATCCGAGAAGTGGGGGGCTCACGAAGATGTCGAAGACATGTACATAAAGAGGGGCGTATCAGAGCGACCGGAACGAGGCACTGTGAAGGAGAGACTGGGATTGAAGCCAACGAGAGAAATGAGGACAGAGGCAACCTCTTCCAAGAATTCCGAAGGTAGTGACAGCGAGGAGGAGTGGGCGAAGCGCAGCAAGATCCCCAGGATGAGAATGCATGCGGATGATGAGGAGGAGAAGGTGAAGAAGAAGAAACTCAAACAGTTGACCAGACAG AAGCAGGAGGAAAGCACAGATTTGCGGTCGCGCCTGGGACGAAAGAAACCCGCACCAATTTATCGAGAGGATATTCAGGTGATTGTGACAACCACTCCGGAGAAATACAGATCCAGAAAAACCGGGCAGAAAGAGGATGAGGAAGAAGGAGAagatgaagaagaagaagaagaagtggAGGAAATCGTAGACGACGACGGGGAAATCGAAGAGGATGAGGTGGTGGATTTAGAGAAGGAGGAAGGAGAGTGGGAGGAGGTAGAGGAACAGGCCGAGAaggatgaggaggaggaggaggagtcaGTGTCCAGCAGCAGTGACAGTGACATCTCCGAGAAGGAGGTCCAGGGGCCAAAGGGGAGTGTAATCAAGGTCGTTCCAAGATACAAACCCAGAGTTGCTTCCACTGTCTGGGCGAGATTGAATGTCAAGGGTCAGAGTGATAATTCACAGGCTGATAG CAGCAATTCTGGCAAATTAAAAGCTGATTTGAGATCTCGACTGGGCCAccagaagagagagagatctCCACTCAGAATAGaggtgaaaaatgagaaatacaaGCGGAGAGGTGACTCTGGCTAA
- the LOC135160082 gene encoding mitogen-activated protein kinase 1, whose translation MAGEGSASVNPNAEIVRGQVFEVGPRYTNLAYMGEGAYGMVVSAYDNVTKTKVAIKKISPFEHQTYSQRTLREIKILTRFKHENIIDIRDILRAPTIDQMKDVYIVQCLMETDLYKLLKTQGISNDHICYFLYQILRGLKYIHSANVLHRDLKPSNLLLNTTCDLKICDFGLARIADPDHNHAGFLTEYVATRWYRAPEIMLNSKGYTKSIDIWSVGCILAEMLSRRAIFPGKHYLDQLNHILGVLGSPSPEDLECIINEKARSYLQSLPYKPKVPWTCLFPNADPRALDLLDKMLTFNPNKRIVVEDALAHPYLEQYYDPADEPVAEEPFTFDMELDDLPKEALKQLIFDETTQFARNQENAM comes from the exons ATGGCGGGCGAAGGATCAGCAAGTGTTAATCCAAATGCAGAAATTGTGCGTGGACAAGTGTTTGAAGTTGGTCCGAGGTACACTAATCTCGCCTACATGGGGGAAGGTGCCTACGGAATGGTTGT ATCCGCTTACGATAATGTGACGAAGACGAAAGTAGCTATTAAGAAAATTTCGCCGTTCGAGCACCAGACGTACAGCCAAAGGACTCTGAGGGAAATCAAAATACTCACGAGGTTTAAACACGAAAAT ATCATAGATATAAGGGATATCCTCCGGGCGCCAACAATAGACCAAATGAAGGACGTCTACATCGTCCAATGTCTGATGGAGACAGACTTGTACAAATTGCTGAAGACCCAGGGGATAAGCAATGATCACATATGTTACTTCCTTTACCAAATACTGCGAGGATTGAAGTACATACATTCGGCTAATGTACTCCACAGAGACTTAAAACCGAGTAATTTACTGTTGAATACCACTTGTGACCTTAAAATATGTGACTTTGGCCTTGCCAGAATCGCTGATCCCGATCACAATCACGCTGGCTTCTTGACTGAGTACGTCGCGACGAGGTGGTACAGAGCTCCTGAGATTATGTTGAATTCCAAG GGATACACAAAGTCAATCGACATTTGGTCAGTCGGCTGCATTCTCGCCGAGATGCTGTCAAGACGAGCAATATTCCCTGGCAAACATTACTTAGACCAGTTAAATCACATTCTTGGAGTTCTCGGGTCGCCTTCACCCGAGGACCTTGAGTGCATCATAAATGAGAAG GCACGTAGTTACCTCCAGTCATTGCCGTACAAACCCAAGGTGCCATGGACCTGTCTCTTTCCAAATGCTGATCCACGCGCACTCGATTTACTCGATAAAATGCTGACATTCAATCCCAATAAACGCATTGTCGTAGAGGATGCACTGGCGCATCCGTATCTTGAACAGTATTATGATCCTGCTGATGag CCCGTGGCAGAGGAACCCTTCACATTCGACATGGAGCTGGACGATCTTCCAAAAGAAGCACTGAAACAGTTGATATTTGATGAGACAACTCAGTTCGCACGAAACCAAGAGAATGCCATGTAG
- the LOC135160071 gene encoding nuclear cap-binding protein subunit 3-like isoform X3 gives MIEDENFVVETRHGNKAGTFTTGIDIFGEEERKKMQERAKRFGLSESDRGMQNEELYSSMGVVEDNENSKHTRLNVLHMRGTEEMSTKDVFKYFEQYPPAAIEWINDVSCNVVWLDNISSARALLGLSKRIVGLPDHLEDEEQGGNAHEDSLNEVNDSKDINVKDIECPLPPGVWRKGVDSIKSKAIFLRFATRNDKKQPRAEKISEYYKKYGNPNFGGMRGILTESRKRQYKQIRTGKPRKMSETLENEEKDMGKNPWGELSEKWGAHEDVEDMYIKRGVSERPERGTVKERLGLKPTREMRTEATSSKNSEGSDSEEEWAKRSKIPRMRMHADDEEEKVKKKKLKQLTRQQEESTDLRSRLGRKKPAPIYREDIQVIVTTTPEKYRSRKTGQKEDEEEGEDEEEEEEVEEIVDDDGEIEEDEVVDLEKEEGEWEEVEEQAEKDEEEEEESVSSSSDSDISEKEVQGPKGSVIKVVPRYKPRVASTVWARLNVKGQSDNSQADSSNSGKLKADLRSRLGHQKRERSPLRIEVKNEKYKRRGDSG, from the exons ATGATTGaggatgaaaattttgttgtaGAGACTCGACATGGGAACAAAGCGGGTACATTCACCACTGGAATTGATATATTCGGTGAGGAGGAGCGTAAGAAAATGCAGGAGAGGGCCAAAAGGTTTGGTCTTAGCGAGAGTGACAGAGGAATGCAGAATGAGGAGTTGTATTCCAGTATGGGAGTCGTTGAAGACAACGAAAATAGCAAACATACAAGGCTCAATGTCCTGCACATGAGAGGAACCGAGGAAATGAGCACCAAAGACGTCTTCAAGTACTTTGAGCAATATCCACCAGCAGCGATCGAGTGGATCAACGATGTTTCATGCAACGTCGTGTGGTTGGATAATATTTCTTCTGCCAGGGCCCTCCTGGGTCTCTCCAAGAGGATTGTTGGGCTTCCGGATCATCTAGAAGACGAGGAGCAGGGGGGAAACGCACATGAAGACAGTTTGAACGAAGTCAATGACAGCAAGGACATAAATGTGAAGGATATTGAATGCCCTCTCCCTCCAGGGGTATGGCGGAAGGGGGTTGACTCCATCAAGTCCAAGGCTATCTTTCTCAGGTTCGCTACTAGAAATGACAAGAAGCAACCGAGAGCTGAGAAGATAAGCGAGTACTACAAGAAATATGGAAATCCCAATTTTGGAG gGATGAGGGGAATACTGACAGAATCCAGAAAAAGACAGTACAAACAAATAAGAACAGGGAAACCccgaaaaatgagtgaaacaTTGGAGAATGAGGAGAAGGACATGGGGAAAAATCCGTGGGGTGAATTATCCGAGAAGTGGGGGGCTCACGAAGATGTCGAAGACATGTACATAAAGAGGGGCGTATCAGAGCGACCGGAACGAGGCACTGTGAAGGAGAGACTGGGATTGAAGCCAACGAGAGAAATGAGGACAGAGGCAACCTCTTCCAAGAATTCCGAAGGTAGTGACAGCGAGGAGGAGTGGGCGAAGCGCAGCAAGATCCCCAGGATGAGAATGCATGCGGATGATGAGGAGGAGAAGGTGAAGAAGAAGAAACTCAAACAGTTGACCAGACAG CAGGAGGAAAGCACAGATTTGCGGTCGCGCCTGGGACGAAAGAAACCCGCACCAATTTATCGAGAGGATATTCAGGTGATTGTGACAACCACTCCGGAGAAATACAGATCCAGAAAAACCGGGCAGAAAGAGGATGAGGAAGAAGGAGAagatgaagaagaagaagaagaagtggAGGAAATCGTAGACGACGACGGGGAAATCGAAGAGGATGAGGTGGTGGATTTAGAGAAGGAGGAAGGAGAGTGGGAGGAGGTAGAGGAACAGGCCGAGAaggatgaggaggaggaggaggagtcaGTGTCCAGCAGCAGTGACAGTGACATCTCCGAGAAGGAGGTCCAGGGGCCAAAGGGGAGTGTAATCAAGGTCGTTCCAAGATACAAACCCAGAGTTGCTTCCACTGTCTGGGCGAGATTGAATGTCAAGGGTCAGAGTGATAATTCACAGGCTGATAG CAGCAATTCTGGCAAATTAAAAGCTGATTTGAGATCTCGACTGGGCCAccagaagagagagagatctCCACTCAGAATAGaggtgaaaaatgagaaatacaaGCGGAGAGGTGACTCTGGCTAA